A region from the Salvia splendens isolate huo1 chromosome 15, SspV2, whole genome shotgun sequence genome encodes:
- the LOC121767898 gene encoding receptor-like protein kinase: protein MGSLWSYFFLIFLASAATFGVNAVNLEGTTLLSLVRHWKVVPLPIKSSWNASHSTPCSWLGVICNPSNIVVEVNISSLSISGELGPEIGYLNHLESIDLSFNSFSGTIPSLLGNCSYLESLDLSNNFFHGEIPENLGNLRRLRDLSLWSNNLGGKIPESLFRIPSLRLLYLNNNKLTGSIPRDLGNLSLIGMLSLNNNMLSGTIPSSIGNCSELRELYLNDNLFEGALPDSLNSLDHLQFLFVENNNLVGRIPSFGSCKELENLVLSSNRFSGGIPTGLGNCSILTSLAAVGCGLSGPIPSSLGRLTNLSLLYLSENRLSGSIPPELGNCEALTDLQLYGNKLSGAIPSELGMLDQLQIIMLFTNNLSGEIPSSIWRIQSLQQLIVYENNLVGEIPNEITELKELSYLSLFDNQFSGVLPQGLGINGSLTQVDLSRNKFIGPIPPNLCFGKKLRRLILGQNHFNGSISSDVGRCTSLTRLILKENSLEGRIPDFLKHSGLEYMDISNNRISGSIPSSLGDLANVSFIDLSHNKLVGGIPLELGSLVNLEYLSLSHNRLDGMMPSQMSGCHKLSELDLRNNLLNGTIPSSLRSLSELSVLDLSENRFGGGVVTTLFQLGKLSSLQLGANQLGGAIPPSIGLEVEAQSLRSLNLSRNGLIGRLPVEFGKLKMLEQLDISCNNLSGSLEIVGELRSLTDINVSYNLFAGPIQPAVMKFLISSPSSFVGNQGLCIECGGSCEGSNSSSNAFKMCHSQSRKRGLSRVGLAMVVSGSSLFAVILVLGVSYAFLRNKGHEGNLLGDAEEGASSLLRQVMEATENLHEKYIVGRGAHGTVYRVALSPTKAYALKKLSFAGSKGGNASMVREIKTIGSVRHRNLVRLEDFWLRKDYGLILYPYMENGSLHDVLHKSHPRLPLKWEVRCRIALGAAQGLMYLHFDCDPPIIHRDIKPMNILLDSDMEPHISDFGIAKLLDESVSSTQVAVQGTIGYIAPERVFSTRSSRESDVYAYGVVLLELVTRRRVLDESFGEGVDVVRWARGVWDEGEGLGEIVDRDVVDELLDSSLREQVEGVVLLALRCTDEEAGKRPSMREVVKQLVVVESRCRNKHR from the exons ATGGGAAGTTTATGGAGCTATTTTTTCCTGATTTTCTTGGCGTCTGCTGCAACATTCGGAGTGAATGCTGTGAATCTAGAAGGTACAACTCTGCTATCACTTGTTAGGCATTGGAAAGTTGTACCTTTACCCATCAAGTCCAGCTGGAATGCTTCACATTCCACTCCCTGTTCTTGGCTTGGTGTGATTTGCAATCCTAGCAACATTGTTGTTGAGGTGAACATATCTAGTTTGTCGATTTCAGGCGAATTAGGGCCGGAAATCGGCTATTTGAACCATTTGGAGTCGATTGATTTGAGCTTTAACAGTTTTTCTGGTACAATTCCATCATTGCTGGGCAACTGTAGTTATCTTGAGTCTTTAGACCTGTCTAACAACTTCTTTCATGGAGAAATTCCGGAAAATCTAGGAAATTTGAGGAGATTAAGGGATTTGAGCTTGTGGTCGAACAATCTTGGTGGCAAGATTCCTGAATCTTTGTTTAGGATTCCTTCGTTGAGATTGCTTTACCTCAATAACAACAAGCTTACTGGTTCAATTCCTAGGGATTTAGGAAATCTAAGCTTAATTGGGATGTTGTCTTTGAACAATAATATGTTGTCTGGGACTATCCCTTCGTCTATAGGCAACTGCAGCGAGTTGCGAGAGCTCTACTTGAACGATAACTTGTTTGAAGGCGCGTTGCCCGATAGCTTGAACAGTTTAGATCATTTGCAATTTTTGTTTGTGGAGAATAACAATCTTGTGGGGAGGATTCCTAGTTTTGGCTCTTGTAAGGAGTTGGAGAATCTAGTTTTGTCGAGCAACCGGTTTAGTGGAGGGATTCCGACAGGGTTAGGGAACTGCAGTATCTTAACTAGTCTTGCTGCTGTTGGCTGTGGTTTGAGTGGTCCTATCCCTTCTTCTCTAGGTAGATTGACTAATCTTAGTCTCCTTTATTTGTCTGAAAATCGACTGTCTGGTTCGATCCCGCCTGAGTTGGGGAATTGTGAGGCATTAACTGATTTGCAGCTGTATGGAAACAAGCTCAGTGGTGCTATTCCGAGTGAACTAGGTATGCTTGATCAGCTGCAGATAATCATGCTTTTTACGAACAATTTGAGTGGAGAGATTCCAAGCAGCATTTGGAGGATTCAGAGCCTTCAGCAGCTTATAGTTTATGAGAATAATCTCGTTGGTGAGATACCGAATGAGATCACAGAGCTTAAGGAGCTGAGTTATCTTTCCTTGTTCGACAATCAGTTCTCAGGTGTCCTGCCTCAAGGGTTAGGCATCAATGGCAGCCTAACTCAAGTAGACCTCTCGAGAAACAAGTTCATCGGCCCTATACCACCAAATCTTTGCTTCGGGAAGAAGCTGAGAAGGCTCATCTTGGGCCAGAATCACTTCAATGGAAGCATTTCTTCTGATGTTGGGAGGTGTACCTCGCTCACGAGGCTAATTCTCAAGGAAAATAGTCTCGAAGGTAGAATCCCAGACTTTTTGAAGCATTCTGGTCTTGAATACATGGATATTAGTAACAACAGGATTAGTGGGTCGATTCCCTCGAGTTTAGGTGATCTTGCTAATGTTAGTTTTATTGATTTGTCTCACAATAAGCTCGTTGGTGGTATACCTCTTGAGTTGGGGAGTCTTGTGAACCTTGAATATTTAAGTCTCTCTCACAATCGTCTCGATGGCATGATGCCGTCACAGATGTCGGGCTGTCACAAGCTGTCGGAGCTTGATCTGAGAAACAATCTGTTAAATGGGACAATTCCTTCCAGCTTGAGAAGCTTGAGTGAGTTATCCGTATTGGATCTTAGTGAAAACCGTTTTGGAGGGGGGGTTGTGACCACCTTATTTCAGCTAGGGAAGCTTTCGTCTTTGCAGCTCGGTGCAAACCAATTAGGTGGGGCTATTCCTCCTTCCATAGGGCTGGAAGTCGAAGCACAGAGCCTGAGATCGTTGAATCTCAGCAGGAACGGGTTGATAGGCCGTCTCCCCGTGGAATTCGGGAAGCTGAAAATGCTGGAGCAATTGGATATCAGCTGCAATAATCTCTCAGGCAGCCTGGAAATTGTTGGTGAACTCCGTTCTTTGACGGATATCAATGTCTCGTATAACTTGTTTGCTGGTCCGATTCAGCCTGCAGTGATGAAGTTCCTGATTTCTTCGCCCTCGTCCTTCGTTGGCAATCAAGGTTTGTGCATTGAGTGCGGAGGGAGCTGTGAGGGAAGTAACAGTAGCAGTAACGCCTTCAAAATGTGTCATTCTCAATCAAGGAAAAGAGGCCTCAGTCGTGTTGGCCTTGCAATGGTCGTCTCTGGATCATCCCTTTTCGCTGTTATCCTCGTTCTTGGAGTTTCTTACGCATTTTTAAGGAACAAGGGCCATGAGGGGAACCTTTTAGGCGATGCAGAGGAAGGCGCCTCGTCTCTACTCAGACAAGTTATGGAAGCTACTGAGAATCTACACGAGAAATACATTGTCGGGAGGGGAGCACACGGGACAGTGTACAGGGTGGCATTGAGTCCAACGAAGGCGTATGCTTTGAAGAAGCTATCTTTTGCTGGATCAAAGGGAGGGAACGCGAGCATGGTGCGTGAAATTAAGACCATTGGCAGTGTGAGACACCGCAACCTAGTTAGGCTCGAAGACTTTTGGCTGAGGAAGGATTACGGTCTGATTTTGTACCCTTACATGGAGAACGGCAGCCTGCACGATGTTCTGCACAAGTCTCACCCTCGGCTGCCCCTAAAATGGGAGGTTCGTTGCAGGATAGCTCTCGGAGCTGCTCAAGGCCTAATGTACCTTCACTTCGACTGCGATCCTCCCATCATACACCGCGACATCAAGCCAATGAACATCTTGCTCGACTCGGATATGGAGCCCCACATCTCCGATTTTGGGATCGCCAAGCTCTTGGACGAGTCGGTTTCCTCGACACAAGTTGCAGTCCAGGGCACCATTGGCTACATTGCTCCAG AGAGAGTGTTCTCGACCAGGAGTAGTAGGGAGTCGGATGTGTACGCGTATGGCGTGGTGCTGCTGGAGCTAGTGACGAGGAGGAGGGTGCTGGATGAGTCGTTTGGAGAGGGAGTGGACGTTGTGAGGTGGGCGAGGGGCGTGTGGGACGAGGGTGAAGGCCTCGGGGAGATCGTGGATCGGGATGTTGTGGACGAGCTGTTGGATTCGAGCCTAAGGGAGCAAGTGGAAGGGGTGGTGTTGTTGGCTTTGAGGTGCACTGATGAGGAGGCTGGGAAAAGGCCTTCTATGAGAGAGGTTGTGAAGCaattggtggtggtggagagtAGGTGTAGAAACAAGCATAGATAG
- the LOC121768977 gene encoding RNA-binding protein, mRNA-processing factor 2a-like codes for MAGTGIHPYHQQWPPIPAPPPSAAAPPPPPPHPHPHPHQPALPMDNSASRPSNDEVRTIFISGLPEDVKERELQNLLRWLPGYEASQVNFKGEHPMGFALFATGQHAIAAKDALQDMVFDAESKSLLHTEMAKKNLFVKRGIVADSSAYDQSKRMRIGGDYTHTAYSTSPFHPPPPAVWGPHGYMSPAPPHYDPYAGYAVPPVPMPAPAPVPAPSSYVPVQNNKDNPPCNTLFIGNLGENINEDELRGLFSVQPGYKQMKVLRQERHTVCFIEFEDVNSATNVHHTLQGAVIPSSGAVGMRIQYSKNPFGRRKDSVYQTPPQNVNGIPPAINYQ; via the exons ATGGCGGGCACCGGAATCCACCCCTACCACCAGCAATGGCCGCCAATTCCCGCCCCTCCTCCGTCCGCCGCCGCACCGCCGCCACCTCCTCCCCACCCCCACCCGCACCCGCACCAGCCGGCGCTTCCTATGGACAACTCCGCCTCCCGCCCTTCTAACGACGAG GTGCGTACGATATTTATTTCGGGTTTACCGGAGGATGTGAAGGAGAGGGAGCTGCAGAATTTGCTGCGGTGGCTGCCGGGGTACGAGGCGTCACAGGTGAACTTCAAAGGCGAGCATCCGATGGGCTTCGCGCTGTTCGCCACTGGCCAGCACGCTATTGCTGCCAAGGATGCACTTCAG GATATGGTGTTTGATGCGGAGTCGAAGTCTCTCTTGCACACTGAGATGGCAAAGAAGAATCTATTTGTGAAGAGGG GGATAGTTGCTGATTCCAGTGCTTATGACCAGAGTAAACGCATGCGAATAGGTGGTGATTATACACACACTGCTTATTCAACATCTCCTTTTCATCCTCCCCCACCAGCTGTTTGGGGACCACATGG GTATATGTCCCCAGCTCCACCCCATTACGATCCATATGCAGGTTATGCTGTTCCTCCCGTGCCAATGCCTGCTCCAGCTCCTGTACCTGCACCTAGCAGTTATGTACCTGTCCAG AATAACAAAGACAACCCTCCTTGTAATACCCTTTTCATCGGCAATCTGGGTGAGAATATCAATGAAGATGAGCTCCGGGGCCTCTTTAGTGT CCAACCTGGTTATAAGCAGATGAAAGTATTGCGACAGGAAAGGCATACTGTGTGCTTCATCGAATTTGAA GATGTAAACAGTGCGACCAACGTGCACCACACCTTGCAGGGTGCTGTTATACCCAGTTCCGGTGCTGTTGGAATGCGTATTCA ATATTCGAAAAACCCGTTTGGGAGAAGGAAGGACTCAGTCTACCAAACTCCTCCCCAAAATGTGAATGGAATTCCTCCTGCAATCAACTACCAGTAG
- the LOC121769264 gene encoding D-3-phosphoglycerate dehydrogenase 1, chloroplastic-like, whose amino-acid sequence MAATSISSATNKLTDQSPPLPLHTTAARSSATRLSFTNSSISLQKLAISASSTNQSSRGSAVSALKTARESEQASKPRNSDPAEKSPKPTVLVSEKLGEAGLDLLRSYGNVECLYSLSPEDLCAKIGEFDALIVRSGTKVTRQVFEAAKGKLKVVGRAGVGIDNVDLQAATEFGCLVVNAPTANTIAAAEHGIALLAGMARNVAQADASMKAGEWQRTKYVGVSLVGKTLAIMGFGKVGSEVARRAKGLGMHVIAHDPYAPADRARALGVELVSFDQAISTADFVSLHMPLTPTTNKIFNDATFAKMKKGVRIINVARGGVIDEDALVRALDEGIVAQAALDVFTKEPPSKDSKLVQHENVTVTPHLGASTKEAQEGVAVEIAEAVVGALRGELSATAVNAPMVPPEVMSELAPYVTLAEKLGRLAVQLAAGGSGIQSVKVVYGSSRDSDNLDTRLLRAMIVKGIIEPISDAHINLVNADFIAKQKGLRISEEKLAVDSSPDSPIDSVQVQISNVGSKLESALLENGNISIEGRVKDGMPHLTRVGAFSVDVSLEGNLILCRQVDQPGMIGTVGNILGESNVNVSFMSVSRTVKRVKAIMAIGVDEAPDKETLKKIGEVPAIEEFVFLDL is encoded by the exons ATGGCTGCCACATCCATTTCCTCGGCGACAAACAAGCTGACAGACCAATCGCCGCCTCTTCCGCTCCACACCACAGCCGCACGCTCCTCCGCCACGCGCCTCTCATTCACCAATTCATCAATCTCCCTCCAGAAGCTCGCGATCTCCGCCTCCTCGACGAATCAGAGCTCGCGCGGCTCCGCCGTCAGCGCTCTGAAGACAGCGCGCGAATCCGAGCAGGCTTCGAAGCCGCGGAATTCAGATCCGGCGGAGAAATCGCCGAAGCCGACGGTTCTGGTCTCCGAGAAGCTCGGAGAGGCCGGTCTCGACTTGCTGAGGAGCTACGGGAATGTGGAGTGCCTGTACAGCCTGTCGCCGGAGGATCTCTGCGCGAAGATCGGGGAGTTCGACGCGCTGATCGTGCGGAGCGGCACGAAGGTGACGCGCCAGGTGTTCGAGGCGGCGAAGGGGAAGCTGAAGGTCGTCGGACGCGCCGGGGTCGGGATTGATAATGTGGATTTGCAGGCGGCGACGGAGTTCGGGTGTTTGGTGGTGAATGCGCCGACGGCGAACACGATCGCGGCGGCGGAGCATGGGATCGCTCTGCTTGCTGGCATGGCTAGGAATGTTGCTCAGGCTGACGCTTCCATGAAGGCTG GGGAATGGCAACGTACAAAGTATGTTGGTGTCTCGCTGGTTGGGAAGACATTGGCTATCATGGGATTTGGAAAAGTTGGCTCTGAGGTAGCAAGACGCGCAAAGGGCCTCGGGATGCATGTTATTGCTCACGACCCATACGCCCCGGCTGATAGAGCACGCGCCCTTGGTGTGGAGTTGGTGTCGTTTGATCAAGCCATATCCACTGCAGACTTCGTTTCTCTCCACATGCCTCTTACTCCTACTACTAACAAGATATTCAACGATGCAACATTTGCAAAGATGAAGAAGGGAGTGCGGATTATAAACGTTGCCCGTGGTGGTGTCATCGACGAAGATGCTCTAGTGAGAGCCCTTGATGAAGGAATAGTTGCACAG GCCGCCCTCGATGTCTTCACGAAGGAGCCCCCATCTAAAGATAGCAAGCTAGTGCAACACGAGAATGTTACAGTTACACCACATCTTGGTGCTAGCACAAAGGAAGCACAG GAAGGAGTTGCAGTCGAAATAGCAGAGGCCGTTGTTGGTGCACTGAGAGGCGAGCTTTCTGCAACTGCAGTAAATGCTCCAATGGTTCCCCCAGAG GTCATGTCTGAGCTGGCTCCGTACGTTACTCTGGCTGAGAAGCTCGGTAGACTAGCTGTCCAGTTAGCAGCTGGAGGAAGCGGAATCCAATCCGTGAAGGTGGTTTATGGATCATCCCGCGACTCTGACAACTTGGACACAAGACTTCTCCGCGCAATGATAGTAAAGGGCATCATCGAGCCTATCTCAGACGCCCACATCAACCTCGTCAACGCAGACTTCATAGCCAAGCAGAAAGGTCTAAGAATCAGCGAGGAAAAGCTAGCAGTCGACTCCTCTCCTGATAGCCCTATTGACTCGGTCCAGGTCCAGATAAGCAACGTGGGGTCAAAATTAGAGAGTGCATTGCTGGAGAACGGGAACATAAGCATCGAGGGGAGAGTGAAGGACGGCATGCCTCACCTCACACGCGTGGGAGCATTCAGCGTGGATGTCAGCCTCGAGGGGAACCTGATCCTCTGCCGTCAAGTTGACCAGCCTGGCATGATCGGGACAGTTGGGAACATACTCGGAGAGAGCAACGTGAACGTGAGCTTCATGAGCGTCAGCCGGACCGTGAAGAGGGTGAAGGCCATCATGGCCATCGGGGTAGACGAGGCGCCCGACAAGGAGACGCTCAAGAAGATCGGTGAGGTGCCTGCTATCGAAGAGTTTGTCTTTCTTGATCTCTGA